The DNA window TGCTCCGGTGTCTCATTGAATCGAAGCGGTTGACTGCAGCGAAATGGTTTTTCTTCCGCAGCATCAGGCACGACCGTGACTGTGGGTTATGCGGGGCATATCTTGACGGCCTGTGGAGGAAAACCAGGAgcctggagctggtcacCAATCAATTCCGAGATCTGATCCAGGTTCTGTCTGAAATTGAGCGGAAGCCGACGGAAAAGCTGTTCAACCCGGTCATCAGAGCCTGCGTCGAATGCGGGAGGCAGGAAGATGTGGTGGCCTTGTTGAAAGAGATGTCTGAGAAGCACGGGGTCCAGCCTGGATGTCGAGCGTTGGGTCTACTCGCTTACAGCAAAGCTCTGGACTGCGATTGGGAGGGCGTCATGCTCTCCTTGCGTGAGATGCACCGGCTTGGGTTTACCCAGGATAAGAGGGATTTCACGATTGTGTTCGACCGCGTCTTTTTGGAATACTGGCCGGTTCACACGGGGTCCCAAATCATGGAGTTTCTCATGACGGGCATCGAGGAGTTTAGTCTCTCGCCAGACAAGGTCCTATACCGACACATCCTCGAGGCGTTGCTTGAGAAAGGCACAGAAGACATGATCGTGGAGGTCAGTACCATGGCCCGGGAGCGCGAGTGGAGGGCACAAATCAATGAAGAGGAATTCATGAACATTATGAGGGTGCGCCAGAACGCCATGGAAGGTTCCCCGGTGGGATTTTGGCGAATGATGCAGGCGGCGAAGGACCGACATGGAAAGGCCGCCACCTCCCGTCGTATTCTCGGGGTCGATTCGATCTTGAGTTCTCAGGACCGCAACAAACTCATGCCGATCCATACACGGGCCGAGATGAGCTATGGAAAGACAATGGAAGATCTGGTAGCTGCTTCGAAGAGCAGCAACCACTACGTGCCCCTGGAAACGAAACTAGAGCATCACATCCATTCAGGCAATTTCGGGTCCGCATGGAGAGACTTTCAGGAAGCTCACGACGAGGGATTCACTAAATTCGCCCCGATTCATACCAAGCTGGTCGCCGTTGCGTTGATTCTCGACAAGGGCTCGGAGGGTCTCTTGGAGGCCCAAGACTTTATCAAAAAGGAACAAACCTACCATGGCATGCGCCATCACAACAAAGTCTTTACATCCATTTTCTTGCAACGAATCTTGAAGGTCGACGCCGACCCGTACATCGAAGGGGTCCTTTTCAAGATGGCCGTGTTTGAATTCCTCCGACTGTGCTGCGACACGCCCAAACTGCACCTCAAATGTCACGTCGTGTCTGCCCTCTCTCAGCAACTGATTGTAAACGGCAAGCCAGAACTCGCCATCGATGTGCTGACGGCATACTACATGTCCCAGTGGCGCCTGCATCTCGGCTTCAACGGGGTGCTCCTCAAAATGCTTGCGCGGGCCTACGCCACCACTGGCAATCTCAAGGGGGTCTGGTGGTGCATCATGACTGGGTTGTCGCGGCCGAAGGTGCATCAAAATGCCGACTTTGTCGCCGAATGTCGCCTCCTCCTGCCCTTACTGGAAGACAAGCTCCCGGCTGACGAGAGCGTCGCCCCCGAGACCGCGTCGACACTACGCAAGCTCTCAGTGCTGCTAGATGTGCTGCAGAAAAAAGCGACCAGAGACCAGTATTGGTTGAGTTTCCATGTCAATCCACAAACAAAACGGAAGGGTCGCTTGCAGCCACACACGGCGGACAACTTCGAGAAGTTGGTGCGGGCCCCGAATATGTGTGTCGAgcagatcatccaggagTTTGATGAAGAGATCGAGCTGGAGGGCGTGCTTGGACGGACGTTCATGCCGCTCGAGACGCTCGAGCGCGTGTGGCAGGAGTCCCAAACGACGAGCCCGCGAATCAACCGGCTGCCGGAGAAGCAGCATTACGAGCGCATTGACCTGGAGTCAACGGAGTCGGCCTCGGCTGAATGTATATAATCTTGATATCCAAACCAGTCAGGGACCGAATTGTGTTCTAGGATCTATAGATGTAGGAACCGGGATGGGCGCTACACGGTAGCGTGCAGACTGGGCTAGGCGGAGAGTTCACATGTCATGCCACCCCTAACTCTTTAGTTCACTCACTCaacacttttttttttctctcttaAACAACTACCACGCCATACAGACCCTACCATGTCCCTGCGCTTCCGATTCCCTTAATTTACCTACTCCGCGACACCTACttccaccatgtcctccCTCAATGGCCACGCCACCCCCGAGAAATCCCGCCTCGAGAAATCCCGCCTCGACCACCATGAATCCGATGTCGTGATTATCGGTGCTGGAATCCTGGGCTCCGCGCTGGCCGTCACCCTGGGACGACAAGGCCGAAACGTGGTTCTACTAGAGGCATCCATGAAAGAACCCGATCGCATCGTGGGCGAGCTGCTGCAACCCGGCGGAGTGCAGGCGCTGGAAAAGTTGGGACTGCGGGATTGTCTCGACGGGATCGACGCGATCCCTGTCAAGGGCTACTATATCTCGTACTTTGAAGAGCCTGTGGTCCTGGACTACCCCAAATTGGCGCCGTCGGAGCCCGCGCCTGAGGGGTGGACGTTCCACCATGGTCGCTTCGTGATGAAGCTACGCGAAGCCGCGCTGGCCTGTCCCAACGTCTCCgtggtcgaggccaaggccacAGCGCTGGTGACCTCGACGCATACGGGCCAGGTGCTGGGCGTCGAGTGCATACGCAAGGAGCAGGAGATAAAGGACTGCTATTTCGCTCAGCTCACCGTGGTCGCCGACGGGTACGCTTCGAAATTCCGCAAAGTCCACCACCCGCACGCACCCAAGTTTCGCTCCAAGTTCTGGGGCCTGGAGATGATCGATGCGCAACTCCCGAGCCCCTACTACGGTCATGTGCTCCTCAGCGATCATGCGCCGGTCCTGATGTACCAGATCGGTTCGCACGAAACccgcatcctcgtcgacatccCCGAGAACCtgccctcggcctcggtgaaGAACGGTGGCGTCAAGGGCCACCTCCGCAATACGGTCTTGCCCACACTGCCGGAATCCGTTCAGACCGCGTTTCTGGACGCGCTAGAAAAGGGCCAGTTGCGCTCGATGCCCAACTCCTTCCTCCCCGCCGCCACGAACAAAACCCCCGGCTTGATGATCCTCGGCGATGCTCTTAATATGCGCCATCCCTTGACGGGAGGCGGGATGACAGTCGCACTCAATGACGTCTGTGTTATCCGCGAGCTGCTCAGCCCCGAGCGCGTGCCCAGTTTATCAGACACAAGCCTTGTTCTCAGGCAATTATCCACCTTCCACTGGACGAGAAAGAACTCATCCTCCGTCATCAACATCCTCGCCCAGGCGCTATACATGCTTTTCGCCGCCGACGGTACGtgtccatcctcttccagactcATTTTTCATGCCGCTGATCTGACATCATCTCTATTGTAGACCAAAACCTCAAAGCCCTCCAACGGGGCTGCTTCCGCTACTTCCAAATCGGACCGGTTGACGGCCCTGTCGGACTCCTCGCAGGCCTGATCAAGCAGCCCATGGTCCTTTTcacccacttcttctccgtcgccttcctctccatctgGGTTCTGCTCCGCGAAACCCCTTGGACGCACCTCATCCTCTTTCCATACCAGTCCATAATGGTCTTTTGGACCGCGTGCGTGGTTATCTTCCCATTCATATGGGCCGAGATCTGGAGTTGATGCAATGCAACCCTGAAAGAAAAACGAAAATGCTTTCGAGCCGGGAGTTTTCGGgtacctttttttttttttgggatATTctgccctcctcctccccttcgTCGCAGGCTGACATGGTTTGATTCCATTGCTGTCCCCCTTTTTTGCCATCCTGTTTTCTCAGCGGAAGCTATATTATTCCCTGCATCTTTCGCGCCTGTACCTGCATTTCACTCGGTGTGGTTATATCCCACTCCTAGTTCCATTGACATGAAAGCAACGAGTCTCTTGAGTGGCTAGGCTGGGCTGGAATACCTGTCCTCTTTTCTGTGCGTGCCACAATTGTACTATACTATACTTTTATACCAGACCGTCATATCTGTCATACATATTGATATTGTTAATAAACATAGTCCTGATTCGGATTCCAATGCTGTAAATCCAGCCCCAATGCAAAGTCATCAGGCCTTACCGGGGTGCGCATGCAAGTGATGTAGGTGGTGATGCAAGTGATGCGCCGGCCAAAACTGACGTTTCGACGCTTGGCAGGGATGTTTATCTAGAACAAGCGCTGCTAGTTGTTATGCCACAGTGCATCGGTCTTGTCTTGAGCAATTATAATCTTAATTCTCACACAATCCATTATATCCGCCCTGCCCACGTGCAGTAAATGATACTGGGAAGGGAAAATAAACAAGCATCTTCGGTGCAGCCTACCGCGTTTATACCAGCCAATATAAACAAAGAGCAATGGCATTTTATTATCCTCTAACTTCTAGAAGCAATAGTACCGACAGCCATATGATCTACTCCCCGCATGACGCCAATAATATAGCCAATGCACGAGGCACTCCACCCACTCGCACTCATCACGGCAGGTAGGCTCAAATTGCGCCATACCATGACGACACGTCTAGCACCAGGGCCCCAGCAATCAGGGGGTATATAAAAGGTGCAAGCAAGGTCCTGGCAAgttcttttctcctttctctttcttttttctggCTCCCTTTCCCCATTTGACTAAGAGTCCATCACAATATGAAATAAGAATCTATACTATCTGGCTGTCTTTCTATTCCTCCTGTTTCACTTTATTTGAATGTTCATGTTCATTTCATATCCACTATTTGATCAAATCAAGACATGTCAGGTGCAGCAAGAAAGAGTCAAGAGTTcaaaaaacaaagaaaaaagaaacaaactGGTCATGCGAATTCCTCCATGCAGTCAGTCAATGCACGCAATTTCCGATGCAAGCGCAGAGCAAAGCAAAATAGagcgaaagaaagaaagaaagccgAACAAACAGGACAGGACAGGATAAGACAAGCAGAACGCAACTCCGACACCGAATGCGAAGAAAGATATCCAGACCCAATTTTCCTCCAgattttcctttctttttttggcCTCACTTCTTCGGGGAGTTGATAGCAGAAGAATGAAGCAGGGAGGAAGTAAGATAGAAAGCAGAAACACTCATTCGCAAAAGGGAATGTTGttgttctctctctctttccaCCCTCTCTTTTTATACAGAAActgaaacagaaaaaaaaaagaagaaagggaaagaagatgGCAAAGTCATAAGGGAATCACTCAATTAGAAACAGGGCCCAACAAACAAAAACCACGTCTAAAGCCATTTCTCATCCAAACACAtacagacagacagacagacagacacaCAAGAAGAAACCCAAACAGCTGGAAAAGAGACAAAGATCGGTTCGTCAACTGAGTGCAATGGACGATGAATGCATGGATAGTAGGGCTATCTGTCTTCCTTTCCCACTCTTGCTGTTTTTCAGTTTCGTTTttccaggaagaaaagaaaaagatgaacCAGCCAGCTTTCTCTCACTTGTTCCCAGGACCAAAATGTGTGATGTGGTCTCGGCAAGTCCTACCTCTTGTCGAGATCCAAGGGagttttttttctttctttccttctcattCGATTCTTTGCTCAAGgtcatcaacaatgccggAGATGGATCGACAAAAGACAGCCGTGCGGGGCGTGTACAGAATGGTTCCTTCATGTCCGAAAGGGTGTCAACATCAGCCTGTGAGAAGAGGCCACGAAAATGGACGTGCCCATTGTTCAACACCAACCAGACACTTTTATTCAGCCACCCTTTCGCATAGACTCGTCAGCAGGAAGCGGTTCCGCATTGCCGTTGACAGTGTTCCGCGGTTCAAGAGACGACTTGGCGGTTTTGCggtgcttcttcttcgtcgtctgcCATCCACCATGACTCGAATCGTTCACGCCATTAACAGATCCACCCGCAGCACCAGACTTCCCTCGATGTTGGTCGACATGTCGCTCTTTGGAGTCAGACGTTGTATTGGACGAATTGTGCGACGCATCCTGGCGGCCCTTGttggacttggacttgtGGTTCGCACCATTCACTTTTTCGGACAGCTCGACGCCGTTCTGGCGGCGCTTCGAGTGATTGGTCTGATGGCGGTTGTCGTTTGAGTGCTGCGCGGACTTGTCCCCTGGTTGCTTCGACTGGACTGTATCCTTGCCACCACCTCCTGATCCGTTTTTCTGGCGATCCAAATTCAATGCCTTAGCCTGGGTCTGTGATTGAGCCAACTTCTCAGCATTTGACAAGTGGTAGTTTTGCAGTCGGCTGGCAAGAAGCTCCGGCTGCCCGTTAGCCCCATTGGTTTGGGCATTGACAATACCATTCGGCTTGGGAATATCTGCAGACGGCCGGGTGAACCCAGGCAACTGTTCCATCTCGAATGGGACATCTTGGAAGTCCTGCGACAAGGAATCGGAAAAGCTGGCAGGCGTATTGATGGTATGGTCATCCGACGTCGACGTATATTGGCTCACGGCACCATATGGATCGTTCAACTCCGACGCATAAGGCGCACGATGTTCGGTCGGAGGAACCGAGCCATCCACGATCAAAGGACCCCGATCTCTCGAGGCAGTTGGCCGTGAAGCAGAGCGCTGCAGTTTCGAGCCTGCGGTAGGGGTCTGCTCAAAACGCCCGTTCACAGCGTCCGTTTGAAAGACCCCTGGCCGATATTCGTGAGGCACCGGAACATAGGGCGTATACCCATTCGGTAATGTCAACCCCATAGGCGAGGACAAAGGCAACATAGAGGGTTGCTGGTACGTCTGCAACTGCGGAGGGCTGATATAGTTATAAAGCCCCTGGAACCCCTGCGGCTGGTTGTCGTCGATAGAGTCTGAGCGGGACCCGTTGCTGGGCAGGCTGTTTGGAGGAAGaccattctcatcttctccacTGCCATCACCTTCTGACGACTCGGGAGGCGGCCGTCGTTTTGAATCGAGTGGCTGTGGGAGTGTGTATAGAGGTGGGAAATTTTGAAGGGAAGGAGAATTCTGGCCTCGGGCGGGTTGGGAGTGCGCCCTGGATCCGGTTGCATTTGACGATCGGCGAGGATTACGTCGGAACTCGGGCAAAACAGATGCAGCCGATGGCGAGGGAGGGTTGGTTGTGCTGCCTTGAGTATTGGAGGCACTGATGCTGGCATACGTGGGGTTGTAGATCTGTCGGGGGGGCATGGTGAGCCCTGGGTTGTTAACTGTCCCCGATCTTGACCGCGCGTTTTCGTCGCCTGTATAGTCATGCTGTTGCTGAGGCACCGGAAATTGGATAAACGGCTGCCGGACAATCACTGGCGGCGGTCGGCCGGTAATCAGGGCCTGATTGTGCAGCTGCAATCGTAGTTCTTGCTCCTGGGCTTGAAGCAGTTGAATCTGTTGCCAAAGCTGATCATGCAAAAAGGTCTgggcctgctgctgggcctgctgTTGCGCCTGCATGGAGAGCTCAGAAGGCATATTCGGTTGCCGGAACGAGTTGGCTCTGTTCGCGGTGTTGGAGGCCCGACGGCTACCCGCGAACCCTCCGCGAGGGAATTGGTTCGTATACCGGCCACCCCGGccgcctccacggcctccgcGAGAAGGAAGGGCCGGCGTCAGTGTAGGCCGCGGCTGAGGCGGCGGCCGCTCCCATGtccgctcttcttctggtgGGTATTCATACTGTAGACAGCAATCTGCCAAATCCCCTTTCACAGCAGACTTGAATGCCCTCCGCAGTTCAATGTGGAGACCCCGAAATGAAGTGTCGTCGGCCGTATTGCCCAAGTTTCTTGATGTGTTGAACGGCTCCTCCACACAGAGTCCGTTGTTCATGAGCAAATTCCAGCCCTTGGCTTCTTTGGAGATCAAGCCGCCTTGCCGCACCGAAATGACATTCTCCTGGTATTCGACCTCATGCCCATAGTATCGAAAGAATTGGTAAAACAACGCGCCTACTGACAGCTGATTCTTTCGTCCAAAGCTGGCCAAAGATTTGAGATCATCGTCAAAGGAGCAGACCAAGCCGTCGGGGGTGACTTTTTTCTCGTGCGGGCGAGCTTGCAGACTTGGGAGGATGGGAGGATCTCGTGTTTGCAGGAAGTTGATGATCAAGCAAATCCAAGTGTAGGAACTGAGGGTGCCCCCAAGCGCTACATCCTGAGGTCAGCTGGTGCAAAGTCTTGGGAGGGCATTGAGCTTACCCGCATCGTTGAGAATCCGCTTCTTCGTCCAATGTTTGATGGCCATGGCTAATGGCCGTACCCgttcgtcgacctcgacgtAGGTGCGAATCATGCGGGTGTTTTCTAACGCCAGAGTGTTGTTGACATTCATGTCACAGGCCAGCCTGAGCTCTGGATCCCAAATCTTGACAATCGGCACCTTCGCGTGCGACACACAAACCACTCGTTCCATCCCATCTATTCAGCCCATGTCAGCCCTGTCGTCGAATCATCGCTTGGGGTTCCAGCTTACGCTTTGCCAAAACCTCTGCCAACTTGCAAACATGTTCGAGCTCCTTGTAATCGGTGGTGATACAGATATCCACTGTAAGAGTCAGCCTTTCTGTTCCGCCCTCCCTCTGCGCCCACGATAACCTTACCATCAGAGTCACTGGAGCAGAGCTTGTTGCCCGACGAGCCAAAGACGTGGACCTTGATCTCGTGGCCCGGCCATTGCTCATTGAACAACTTTTCCAACTTGCGAAGGAGCTGCCGGCGTCGATCGTCACTCTCCGCCGAGGGTAATAACTCGTCGTAGAGGTCCATAATGTCTGCCGtcaacttcttctccgcttcGGGCTCGAGTTTTTCTTTGAGCGCATCCTTGTCCTCCGGGAGTACCTCGGCGCCTAGGCTATATGGCATTCGTCTCCGGAAGTAGGCCATCGCGGTCTCGTATTTGCAGCCATCGAGCGGTTTTCGGGCGGAGGGGGGCAGGTGTGCGGATTCGGAGTGGGTGGAACGGGGGGAGGTACTGCCCTGGACGGGGGAGGGCGActgggagtggaaggagaggtTGCGCGCATGTTGGTAAggggtggatgggagggagCTCGATTGCTGTGAATTCAACGCTGGGCGAGCAGGAATCTCGGACGCGTCggatggcggccatgccaTCGTGGAAGGCGGATCCGACGCTATGGGTGAGAGGTCACCAGGTAGGTGAGAACGCTTCGCCTTCCCATCGATGGTTGAGACCATAAAGCAACTTCCAACCGTCGGAGGACTCGAACACGAGAAGACTCTCACACCACCGCACCACTCAACAACAGAGCCCCTCTGCACCAGCACAATTGAAGGACGGGGAGTGCCTTTGCACACGTTCTGGTTGGTCCACAGGGAGTTCTGGTCCGTCGATCGGGGCTTTGTGGTGTCGGAGGACGGGAGGTTGTGATGTGGTGTGGTCAGGTAAGGTGAGGTGAGGTGTGGTGAGTTGGAGGCGGCCCGGGGCGTGATGAGATCGGGTTTGGGACAGAAGAGGGGAGGCCAGTCGGTCGGCCTGACGGGCTAGTGGTCGTGGAATTGCAATGGTAGAGGAAGACCGACCCAGTCGGCGTGTGGTTGCAGAGTGTCGAGAAGAaaggagcaggaggaggaattccCGCGAAAAAAAGAATCCGGTGCAGGCTATTGTTCGGGAGTGTCGATCGGCGGTGGTAAAGGGGGAGGGAGTATGAACCGAGTGTCGGGGCAGACCAGAAGAATGGAGATAGAAGGGTGGCCCCTAACCACCTCACTAGTTATCAACCACGACTACTCGTCTTCTGATGCTGTTCCATCCCTCATTCATGATTCTGGGCGGGCTCTTGATCTCTTTGTTTCGGCCGACTCTGGCGGTCGGTGGCTGTCCGACTGGTGCATTCATGCAGGTACAATATCATCACTACCGACCCAGGTAATCCTATCCCTACGAAACTATCTGCTCTTCCGGCCAGAAGAGCCGGCGGTTTGATCGTCCTGTCTTCAGCCCCCGCGATCCTTCACCCAACACGTGCGGGCGATACCCTAGTCACGTGGTGGGCAATGGAGGTTATCGTCAACTCCGCTCAAATCAACCCAAAGCCGTCAAAGGCCGAAATAGAGAGCCAGGAGTGGGGCAGGCCGTCAACGCGGACCGCCACATCCTCGATTGGCCACAAAGAGAGGCCTCGACTTGCTGGGGAGTCCTCTACCTGAGGAGTACCCTCCGGTACTGCTCTCCAGGCGGACTCGATCAAAGAATGACAGGTACCCGATACTTCGCTCGTATAGTCCTAGCGCCGGGTCAAGCCTGTCCTTCGCGGCTTCTttgtcctcgtcctcgtgcATTAGTAAGAGTCGTTCAGTTACGGTCGTTGGTTCATTCTCGTTAGTTCAACTGTCCGCCACCACGAGGGGCTCGTGCAATCGATGACCAAGCGTCCTTGGCGGGCTGACTGCATGCGCACTGGATCATCATCGTACATCCAGAGAGGCGACAATGTCTAAGTGTCTGTCCGGTGGGGAGAGGTGTGGGCCGGGGTTGCCCCCGATGCCGGGCACCACGTTGTTCAGTTCACCGGAGGGGACTCGGGGCGCAgagaacagaaagaacaaaacatcaagaaaaagaacaggAGACAGACGAATACATAATCCTGTGCGACTCGGATCATTACTACTGTACCCCTCCACTATTAGTTAATACATAATACTGATACTAAAGACTGACCCGCCCCAAAACACCAGACGGGCCGgaccctctctctccttttcgACTGGTTTTATTTCCCTCCACTcctccctcttttctcctcttccctcgTGCCCTCTCTCGTTCTCTCGCTCGTGCCCCTTCTCTCTTCGTCGACTCGAGAACTTCCTGCCTCGTTCATTCGTGGTAGATTGTTTTCCTTCCcgagccaaaaaaaaaaaaaaatcttGGCTCCTCCGTAAGTGTGCACCTCACTCCTCCAACTCTCCCGCTCGCACGAAACACTCCGGAGTGTCGTTTGCGTCTCGGGTCAACTGGGACCGTTGAATGAAGTGGTCGCTGGGAAAGCCTTCTCAGCACGCATCTGGTGTTCCGGTGTGTGTGGACGGACACCCAACTTTACCCGAGGCCATCGCGGATGCCCGGAGGCCCTCCCCCACCGAGTCAACTGTTCGGGAGATTTTTCATTTCATGTCTCGTACTCGGATCGATCGctcatgtttctttttggtcGTTGACAGGTTCCTGCTGCCCTCCGGACGGATTTTCATTGTCGCCGTGGGCTTCTCCTCTCCGCCCCCCTGAATCCTCGCCGCTCGTCTCTCCGCCCCGACGACGCTCCCGGTCCCGGACCATGTCTTCCTACTACGAACCCCAGGGTTGGCAGGCGCCTTCGTCCCGCCAGGTCTCGTGGGAACAACCAGCGCCGCCCTCGCGGTCAGGTATGCTTTCGAGTCCATCTCCTCGAGTCAAAGACATGGTCAACACTCACACCTCCGGCGCTACAGGCTCGAGCTCGGTCTCTCAGCGTGAGGAGAGcccggccttctcctcccagTTCGATGGTATGGACACATTTCCCTTTTCGCTCGATTCGGCTTCCTTGCCGACGAGTTGTACACCGGATCGTTGCGGAACTGTTGGGATCGCCAACCATGCCCGAATCATGTTTTCTTGCAGATCGCTGATGAGTATATGTTTTTGCAGAGATCGACCGTGCGATCGACAACCTCGTCAAGAGCGGCAAGCTGTGGAATGCTCCTCGGCGGGATTCGATGCCCATGATGATGGGCCGGGCCTATCCCGACTA is part of the Penicillium psychrofluorescens genome assembly, chromosome: 4 genome and encodes:
- a CDS encoding uncharacterized protein (ID:PFLUO_006209-T1.cds;~source:funannotate); amino-acid sequence: MFATTSKGTAAVPSRNALRALRRLAFTGSAVGSVCAISAINYDVYCRIGVAEQIIENKRLLHSSVPNYDATAAARRLADLMGSAEAGEFMGLGSLKDKPKKNPDPRVKGEASISDADIQALIRENVQVDVSSPAPAPLASINWAKKTVAKARRAGPEESARSPLEQTIRGLIKDNQEIEAAYEFLKKVPENEPISDKVRETAYFLFAANCMKGNIFIARRLFNRISTVTEVTSEVWATMIHLLAKEGHVESAAFIYDKYKKGLTVPPHLMEIVLRCLIESKRLTAAKWFFFRSIRHDRDCGLCGAYLDGLWRKTRSLELVTNQFRDLIQVLSEIERKPTEKLFNPVIRACVECGRQEDVVALLKEMSEKHGVQPGCRALGLLAYSKALDCDWEGVMLSLREMHRLGFTQDKRDFTIVFDRVFLEYWPVHTGSQIMEFLMTGIEEFSLSPDKVLYRHILEALLEKGTEDMIVEVSTMAREREWRAQINEEEFMNIMRVRQNAMEGSPVGFWRMMQAAKDRHGKAATSRRILGVDSILSSQDRNKLMPIHTRAEMSYGKTMEDLVAASKSSNHYVPLETKLEHHIHSGNFGSAWRDFQEAHDEGFTKFAPIHTKLVAVALILDKGSEGLLEAQDFIKKEQTYHGMRHHNKVFTSIFLQRILKVDADPYIEGVLFKMAVFEFLRLCCDTPKLHLKCHVVSALSQQLIVNGKPELAIDVLTAYYMSQWRLHLGFNGVLLKMLARAYATTGNLKGVWWCIMTGLSRPKVHQNADFVAECRLLLPLLEDKLPADESVAPETASTLRKLSVLLDVLQKKATRDQYWLSFHVNPQTKRKGRLQPHTADNFEKLVRAPNMCVEQIIQEFDEEIELEGVLGRTFMPLETLERVWQESQTTSPRINRLPEKQHYERIDLESTESASAECI
- a CDS encoding uncharacterized protein (ID:PFLUO_006210-T1.cds;~source:funannotate) codes for the protein MSSLNGHATPEKSRLEKSRLDHHESDVVIIGAGILGSALAVTLGRQGRNVVLLEASMKEPDRIVGELLQPGGVQALEKLGLRDCLDGIDAIPVKGYYISYFEEPVVLDYPKLAPSEPAPEGWTFHHGRFVMKLREAALACPNVSVVEAKATALVTSTHTGQVLGVECIRKEQEIKDCYFAQLTVVADGYASKFRKVHHPHAPKFRSKFWGLEMIDAQLPSPYYGHVLLSDHAPVLMYQIGSHETRILVDIPENLPSASVKNGGVKGHLRNTVLPTLPESVQTAFLDALEKGQLRSMPNSFLPAATNKTPGLMILGDALNMRHPLTGGGMTVALNDVCVIRELLSPERVPSLSDTSLVLRQLSTFHWTRKNSSSVINILAQALYMLFAADDQNLKALQRGCFRYFQIGPVDGPVGLLAGLIKQPMVLFTHFFSVAFLSIWVLLRETPWTHLILFPYQSIMVFWTACVVIFPFIWAEIWS
- a CDS encoding uncharacterized protein (ID:PFLUO_006211-T1.cds;~source:funannotate); this translates as MAWPPSDASEIPARPALNSQQSSSLPSTPYQHARNLSFHSQSPSPVQGSTSPRSTHSESAHLPPSARKPLDGCKYETAMAYFRRRMPYSLGAEVLPEDKDALKEKLEPEAEKKLTADIMDLYDELLPSAESDDRRRQLLRKLEKLFNEQWPGHEIKVHVFGSSGNKLCSSDSDVDICITTDYKELEHVCKLAEVLAKHGMERVVCVSHAKVPIVKIWDPELRLACDMNVNNTLALENTRMIRTYVEVDERVRPLAMAIKHWTKKRILNDAALGGTLSSYTWICLIINFLQTRDPPILPSLQARPHEKKVTPDGLVCSFDDDLKSLASFGRKNQLSVGALFYQFFRYYGHEVEYQENVISVRQGGLISKEAKGWNLLMNNGLCVEEPFNTSRNLGNTADDTSFRGLHIELRRAFKSAVKGDLADCCLQYEYPPEEERTWERPPPQPRPTLTPALPSRGGRGGGRGGRYTNQFPRGGFAGSRRASNTANRANSFRQPNMPSELSMQAQQQAQQQAQTFLHDQLWQQIQLLQAQEQELRLQLHNQALITGRPPPVIVRQPFIQFPVPQQQHDYTGDENARSRSGTVNNPGLTMPPRQIYNPTYASISASNTQGSTTNPPSPSAASVLPEFRRNPRRSSNATGSRAHSQPARGQNSPSLQNFPPLYTLPQPLDSKRRPPPESSEGDGSGEDENGLPPNSLPSNGSRSDSIDDNQPQGFQGLYNYISPPQLQTYQQPSMLPLSSPMGLTLPNGYTPYVPVPHEYRPGVFQTDAVNGRFEQTPTAGSKLQRSASRPTASRDRGPLIVDGSVPPTEHRAPYASELNDPYGAVSQYTSTSDDHTINTPASFSDSLSQDFQDVPFEMEQLPGFTRPSADIPKPNGIVNAQTNGANGQPELLASRLQNYHLSNAEKLAQSQTQAKALNLDRQKNGSGGGGKDTVQSKQPGDKSAQHSNDNRHQTNHSKRRQNGVELSEKVNGANHKSKSNKGRQDASHNSSNTTSDSKERHVDQHRGKSGAAGGSVNGVNDSSHGGWQTTKKKHRKTAKSSLEPRNTVNGNAEPLPADESMRKGG